Genomic segment of Apium graveolens cultivar Ventura chromosome 7, ASM990537v1, whole genome shotgun sequence:
CTCAAAGAGAGGTGAAGTCATTTGTGCAGCTATTCGTATATACTCTTCCCATAAGATCGTAGATGATGGATCATCTCTATTTGAATAAGCAAGGGTAGCCAGTTTCTGCACCTCTTTGTCAAGCGTGTAACGTGTCACTTCAATCTCTCTTATTGAttcaaccatgttagtcacatCTGCCATGAACTTCCCAATAATTGAATATGCAGATTCTCGAATACACCCAGGAATGCATGCTAGAGTAGATTGAGAAGTTGCATATTTAGCAGCTCCATCTTGTCCAAGAAGCTCTGGAACTGTGTGGCGCAGAAACATAATCACTTTCCCCTTCTTTGATGGACAAACCTCTAACAATTGCTCGACTTCTCGTTTTTTTGGGTGCCTGGAGATGGTGGAGATGGTGCTGCATCCTGAGAAGGTTCATCCTGAGAACTGCCCTCTTGTGCATCACGCTCCACAACAACCTACGTTACACAAAAATCCTTAAAATAAGACTCGCTCAAAATAGCCATAACTAGTGTGAGTTAGTGTGAGGCAATTAAGCTCGATTATATTTAACCTTTTCTCATCTACTACATGTCATGATAAACTAATACAAAATGCAGAAGTTTAAATGAACTCCAAGTTTTGAGCAAATAAAACTGACAAACAGTTTCCCAACTATTTTTCTTTTGGTTTTTTATCATCCAGCGAATAAAGTGAATCCTAGAATGCTAACTTACCCAAATAAATTTAAAacatgcataccctccatctgTGTTAATGGGCCTATTCTGCAATTTAACCGaacttataaataaaataaaaagcaaTGTGCAGTTAGGATAAATTAACACCCCATAACAACTGCTATTATTTATTTCTGAAATATTCTTATCCAAACAGAAGTTTAAATTCTTGTGATTTGATTATAGCGTACAGGGAGGGGATTTTCATATTTTGACTCAAGTTAAAAATGCATAGTGTCGGCAAGGAACTCTAACAATGCAGTGCAGTCCAGTCCATGTATATTCACCATTACAACAGTTAACAAATACTCTTTTGGCTCCCTGTTAAGGATTCCAATGTCCAGATATATGGGTAACTAATTAAATCCTTGACCATTTATGTATAAGTAAAGTAGGTAGAACTTAACAGAATTAAGAAAACCACGGCAATAAAACACATGAGACCAATCGGGGGAAGGTCTCAACTtcaaaatttaatataaattataataaacaAATACATGGTGTATGGATGAGTCTTATATTTGATAAACGACATGTACTTTGTCAACTTTTTACCTTACTGTTGCAACCCTGACTATTTTCTGGAGATTCCTTCTAAACCATTCCCCTGTAGGAACAGAGTGAACCACCAGGGGGTCATCATAAATTGTATAAGAAAAAATTGCAGGCAAGCTATTTAGTTTTGTTACCCCTTTTGTTGCCTAACTACAACAAGTAGAGGCTTCGTGCTTAGAAACTAGAAAGTGTACATCATCTCCAATAAAGTGCAATTACTAAAAATTCCTTAACCTAGTAATAAACATAACATATTTGATATGAAATAAGGTAAAGTTTATAAACATAACATATTTGTTGCCTAGCTACAACAAGCAAGCAGTGAGTTAGTACCTCCCACGGACCGTGTGTCACATACTAATTGCTCGGATTTAGTACGATGCTATATGGCACATAACTTTTATAATATGTAATCTAAAAATCAATTAGCAACAGATCCATAATACATAAAACCACTTCCATAAACTTATCAATCAAAAGGGTCACTTTCATTCTACTTGCACTAACATATATATTAGCCATAATATTACACTATACACTTCCACACTGGTAAATCAGCATCCTTTCAGAAAAATTAGAAAATCACAAACTGAAGTTTCAATAAATAGAATGGTGATAATCCAGTCTTGAGAAACTAAAACAATCTGATACTACTACTATTCATCGATAAAACCCTATAAACAGAAAACTTCATACAATTAATTATAAAGAGTAAAAGCACTAAATATAATACCTTACAAAATTCACAATCCATTAAATGCAGTATCATAAATTGACTAAAATCAAAAGGGGTAATAATCAACTTAGCCGAAaaaagaagaaggaagaaaaaatataaaaattgcAATTTAATACAAAGAAACACAAACTGATACTTCATAATTTTCTTTAGCAAACATAGTCTTCTGATCTTGATATGTCATTTGATATTCCAAATCAAATAAAGAATCGAAAATATAAATATGTAGTAGCTGATACTTATTATGAAATTCTACCCCAGTACATGCCAAATAGGACTAGCAGTAACAAGAATATTTTCGGTAGTATTCGGGTATAGAAATGCTAGAAATGCTGAGATATACTTATTaaatataagtataaatatatagtAGCTGATACTTATTTTATTTGTGTTAGCAGGACTTTCTTTGTTCCAATTACTTATTAGCTAATACAATTAAATGTATCTCCCAACCTTAAAAACAACGAAATACACATCTACAAACAGAACGAGAAATCGAATTGAAATGCATCGCAAACATTTAATGGCAATGATACGTAGATACAGTACTAAGAAACCACCAAAACCCCCAAAGCGACTAAACAGTACAGTAAGTTTGCAAATATTTGGGAGGAGCAGCATATTTTTGAAATAACTAAGTGAGAAACGTACAGTAAGTTTTCTCCGTATTTCTTCCACTTTTTCTTTCTTCATGTACGAAGCATCAAACTTTTCGAGGATGGTGAAAGGTTTTTCTAATTTTTCCTCTAGTTCCTACAAAAAACAAATTCAACATATATAATACAgaataacaaaattattttaCCTAATCTTATAAATGAATACCTCATAACGCTGGTCAAATGGCTTTGCTCCAGTATAGTGCTTAATCTCTGACTGCTTgacattttctttgccattttTCGATAATTTGGTAAATACCTCCGTCTCCCAGTAGTCAACTAGACCATTCCATGCTTGTTCAGATAAGTAATATGGGGGGCAATTACGTAGATTTGCAGTCATGTCTCCCTTTTTGTGTGCCTCTTCAACCCTTCTCAAACCGTCGCTCTTCCAACCGTTCATATAGCATTTAATATTTACTTTCAAATGCTTCCTGACTATGGCATCCCCCTCCAACTCCTTAATTTTATCACCTCTATATTCCGGTGGATACTCATAAAATTCCTTTAAAACAAAGGTATTAGAACTTCCAACATAACAAGTTCAATAAAATAATTAGGCCATAATAATGGACAAATGATAACAATGTGTATATACTGCCATACCTTAAACTCCTCTATGCACTCGTTTAAAAAGATTTCCCGAGCTCGTGCCTTTTGTTTTGCGGTATCAAATCTCCAACGCGTTCTAACAATTGCTTTAAGTGTCTTTTTGTAATGAGACTCTTTAATGCTGTAAAAGATAAGgcaatttcataaataaaaaAGCAAATATTTTCTGCAAAATCTAACAAGACtgaattttatatattacttTTTTTGTTTATGAAATTCACAACTCCAAGTTTCGGTTCTCctaattttggcttctttttgtaatctCCTTCACAAACACGACGTGCAGCTCTCCCAAATCTAATATCAGAAACTGTAAGTTGTTCCTCATCATTGTCCTCTTCCTCTCTTTCATCACCATCATCTTCAATATCCTCCCAACCATGATCTTCTTCATAATTTTCTTGATTGTCTCTACCAACATTTTCTGTTCTCCTACCCAAACCCCCGCCTTGGCCCCGACCCCCAACCTTATTTCTGCTACCTCCCCCTCTATTTCCAGTAACCCTGCTCATAGCGCTTCCACTACCACTAGCCCCCGCTGCCATCAGGATAACAAACAGAAGCAATAGCCAATAACTCTATACCCTAAATCCCAAAAACCTTTAATCCTGATATCAATACATGAACCACGATTGGAATTAACAAAATCAACTAAAATAAATCTAAACCCCTAATTaaatttccaaaaaataaataaatacaaacaTAATGTAAATATATACCTGTTGAGAGGGACTTTTGAGATGTGTAAGAGAATTCTAAGAAGTTTGTAAGGATTTTGAGAGACTCATAACAGGTTTAGGGGAATTCTTTGCCAGTAGAGCTATTTTTATTTGTAAGAGATTTGTGAGAAACAAGAGTCGCACAGTGAAAGGGGGAGATATATGAGCGGAGACCAGTATATATAACCTAGGGGTTATGTGAAccaataaataaaagaaaaaaactAATTGAGCATAGACTACTGTCTACCAGAAGTGGTATCCTATTTTCggaaaagaaaaataataatatataacaaTAATCATCTTAtattacaaatttaaaataaaatgataatGTTATATAGAAATTCTAAATttaatacaaaataaaaattaattaaactAAATCACCGTCACTCTCACTTTCTTCATCAACGCTCATGACTTCGTCTTCGTTATTATTATTTTCTTCGTTGAAGTCATCCACCGAATAATCATTCTCAACAACCCTTAAATCAATAAAAAAGTTTTTAGGATCATGAATAATAACCGGTTCGACATGAGACGATGAAgtatttgaaatatcattttgCAAAGCATCATCATTCGAGAGAGAGTTCTTCTTTGATGTCACTTCTTCATTGACAAAACGACTTTTTGTTGTTAAGACCGTATACCATGGTGATTTTGCATTCGAAATACTTCGCGCATAATAAACTTGATTAGCTTGGCTAGCCAAGACGAAAACATCTTCGGCATTTAATGTTGATCTAACATCCACCGTAATCATCCTATTTCTATCCACTTTGACATGTGTTGTATGATCAAACCAATGACATTTGAATAATACAACTTTATACCCATTATGGTAGTGAAGCTCAAGTATTTCTTCAAGTCGACCATAATTATTTTGAAAACTCTCCTTGTAAGAAGTTCCTACATATAAATGAGTAATTTATTAAGTACAAATAATGCATCAATATAATGAGTAAGATAATAAAATGACATGTGTATTAATTAAATTTCAAGCATATATCATATTTCTTACCAATTACAAGCACGCCGGAATTTGGTGAAGTGCGTTCATTAGGCTTTGCACAACCAAATTTATAACCATTACAATGACAACCATTATAAATATCCACGTCCCGCATTGGACCTCTAATCAAATCCCTAAATTTTTCTTTGAGTTTTGGATCATCCGCAACCTAATTATATAATGAAtgaaccatatatatataagtgtgctACAATATATAAAGACAATACCAAatatttgtgtatatatatatttgaatacATACCCTTCTTTCAAACCAATTTGTGAATCGATCTTTTTGAAATCTTTCTTTTGCTACATCATCAAATTCGGGGTATTGTTTGAACACCAACTTGTGAAATTCACTGTAAAATAACCACAACTAATAAGATCAAgtaaaataaaaggaaaaaaaatatgAGTTAAAAAATCTTACCCCAAGTACTTTCCAACCTCCGGTGTGTTAATAAGAACATAGTATTTGATGAGTCTATCTTCATCAACACTCAAGATTTTATGTCCTTTTCTTACAATGGGTTTTGTGGGATGTGTGTAAACACTCAACAAGTTAGGATCAATGCACTTTTAGGTGCCTCAAAACGGCGCAACTGATTATGCACTGTTTCAACTTCAGATTCAAAATATAGAGAGCAAAAGTGTACACATTCCTCCTCGATGTAGCGTTCAGCAATTGAACCCTCCGGATATGTTTTGTTCCTAACTTTCATCTTCAACCCGTGCAAGAATCTTTCAAAAGGATacatccatctatatgtaacagGACCACCTAACTTACACTCAGTTGCTAAATGCAGAGGCAAATGCTCCATCGGGTCAAAGAAACCAGGAATAAAGATGGTTTCAAACTTAGAAATTATCCTCACTACATCTTTCTCCAATTTCAACA
This window contains:
- the LOC141672810 gene encoding uncharacterized protein LOC141672810 isoform X2, translated to MAAGASGSGSAMSRVTGNRGGGSRNKVGGRGQGGGLGRRTENVGRDNQENYEEDHGWEDIEDDGDEREEEDNDEEQLTVSDIRFGRAARRVCEGDYKKKPKLGEPKLGVVNFINKKTLKSLITKRHLKQLLERVGDLIPQNKRHELGKSF
- the LOC141672810 gene encoding uncharacterized protein LOC141672810 isoform X1; translation: MNGWKSDGLRRVEEAHKKGDMTANLRNCPPYYLSEQAWNGLVDYWETEVFTKLSKNGKENVKQSEIKHYTGAKPFDQRYEELEEKLEKPFTILEKFDASYMKKEKVEEIRRKLTVVVERDAQEGSSQDEPSQDAAPSPPSPGTQKNEKSSNC
- the LOC141672810 gene encoding uncharacterized protein LOC141672810 isoform X3; amino-acid sequence: MNGWKSDGLRRVEEAHKKGDMTANLRNCPPYYLSEQAWNGLVDYWETEVFTKLSKNGKENVKQSEIKHYTGAKPFDQRYEELEEKLEKPFTILEKFDASYMKKEKVEEIRRKLTGNGLEGISRK